The DNA segment CATTTCTTGTCTCAAAGTTTCGTACTCATAGCAGCTGTTGAAAATGTTTCCAGTTCCTCCACCAACATCAGTCCCCCTTACAACCAAGTTTTCCTCACCATTCCTCTTCCCATGTTGGCTTTTAGTATGTTAGTTATATACTTaataacaaagaacaaaaaatacaCTTCTGTGTAACTGAGATCatcttttatttggaaataatcctGTACTAAGTCATGTATATAATGGTGCCATCATTCTTTAAGATGTTgtgattctttactgtttaaggGCATCTGAGGGAAATTGTGTTATTACTATTACATCATTTTCTTTGAGATAAAGTTGGCACTCACTGTGGAATAATAGTACGAACTGgggaaaattgaaaacaaagtTCCTTTTAGTGTATACAGTAACTCTTCCTGAAATAAATGCCTTATGCATAGCTGTATAATGCACCATGATTGAAGTGACAAATGAGTTCCTATTATTGTGCTTtggagaggaaaacaaatacagGAAAGGGGTTTCTGGAATACAAAACAAAAGTTTATCTCTACTAGTTTCAGTTTTGGTCCTTAAAAACATCTTCACACTCTAATTTTAGGCAAAACAGACTACTTTCAGTACCCTGAAGATCTGTGGTTTCTCTCTCACATCTAGGTATTGCCATATTCTTCTGTCTTATATCCAGGCCTTACCCCTCCGTGATCCATTCCTCTCAGGTTTCTTGGGAAAACCTTTGCTAACCTCCAAGGCCAGGTTGGAGGCCCTCTCATTGCCCTTGGCCTCTGATCTTATGTCAGTATCTCGCTGCACTATAATTCCTTGTTTGCTTTTATATCCTTATAACTCCATGAAGGAAGTAGCTGTGTTTGTATCGTTAAATCCCCAAGTATTGTCAGATACtcaattatatatatgtttaatgaattagttaaatgaaaaatattgaaaCTAAAATGCCAAGCTATGAAGGACAGATTTCAAAAGGCATACCTTATAAATATGACTGATATTTCTGTGCAGTTCTTAAACTTTGAACATTTCATAACAGTAACTTCAGCGTGTTTGAAGCAATATTAGTGGCATTCAGGTTAATTCATGGATTATTAAGGAAGATACTTTAAATCTTTTGACATACAGCGATTCAGTTATGTGAAACAAAAACTGAGCCCATTATCTCTGAACAAAAAGAATTTCAGGTGCTTGGAAACTTAAAAATTTCTGACTTAGATTTGTCAGAGCGTGCAGTGAACGGTTATGCCTCTGAGCGTCGCTGTTCACCACTCAAGAAGGAAAACGCCGCTGAAGAGCTAGTCCTTTTCCTTGTTTCCAAAGAGCAGAGAACCAGCAAATCACACTCGGAAGATCTGAAGCTGCCTCAAAGCTCACCCCGTCAGTCAGCCAGCTCTGTGACCTATAAATTAGGCCCACGAAAGTCTTCGTTCCTTGAGAAAATAAGACTGAAGTCTGCCTTGGGAAACTGGAACCCAATTCAGAGAAAATAATTCACCAAAACGGAAATGACCAATTACCAGAGATTCAGAAAGTGCGGAGGACTGGCCCTGCTTTGCGTGCTTCTGGGGACGCTGTGCAAGACCGGATGCGGGCAGATCCGCTATTCGGTGTCAGAGGAGCTGGACAAAGGCTCCTTCGTGGGTAACATCGCCAAGGACCTGGGACTGGAGCCCCAGGAGCTGGCGGAGCGGGGAGTCCGCATCGTCTCCAGAGGTAGGACGCAGCTCTTTGCTCTGAACCCGCGAAGCGGCAGCTTGGTCACCGCGGACAGGATAGATCGGGAGGAGCTCTGCGCTCAGAGCCCACAGTGTCTGGTGAGTTTTAACATCCTGGTTGAAGACAAATTGAACATTTTTGaagtagaaatagaaattaaagacCTTAATGACAATGCTCCTGATTTTCTGACGGAggaattggaaataaaaattagtGAACTAACAGTTCCTGGAACTCGATTTCCACTTAAGACTGCCTTTGACCCAGACATGGGCACGAACTCTCTGCTGAACTATCAGCTCAGCCCCAATGACTACTTCTCCCTGGCTGTGAAGAGTGTCACTGATGGGGCCAAGTATCCAGAGCTGGTGCTGCAGCGGGCTCTTGACCGGGAGGAAAAGAAAGTTCACCAACTTGTCCTCACTGCTTCTGATGGTGGTGACCCTGTCCACTCTGGCAACTTGGGCATCCAAGTGACAGTTCTAGATGCAAATGACAATCCACCAGTATTTACCCAGCCTGAGTATCGAGTAAGTGTTCAAGAGAACCTGCCGGTAGGCACTTGGCTGCTCACAGTGAATGCCACTGACCCTGATGAGGGATTCAATGCTCAAGTATCGTATGTACTAGATAAAATGCCTGGGAAAATCGCTCAGATTTTTAATCTCAACTCAGTGACTGGGGACTTATcgatattaaaaaatatagattatGAGGATGCTACtttctatgaaattaaaatagaagCACAAGATGGACCAGGTCTCCTTTCAAGAGCTAAGATTCTGGTCACAGTTCTGGATGTGAATGACAATGCCCCAGAAGTTACAATTACTTCTCTCACAGAATCAGTTCCAGAAGAGTCAACTGCTGGAAGGGAAATTGCCCTTATCGACGTGCATGATCGGGATTCCGGGCAAAATGGACAGGTCACAGTTTTTGTCCTGGGAAATATGccatttaatttagaaaaatcaataaaccAATATTACCGCTTAGTGACCGCCAGATCTCTGGACCGTGAACAGGAGTCTCAATATAACATCACTCTGAGAGCTACAGATGGGGGTAGTCCGCCACtgtccacagacacacacatcacCCTGCATGTGGCAGACATCAACGACAACCCACCTGCTTTCACTCATGCCTCCTATTCTGCCTACATTGCTGAAAACAACCCCAGGGGAGCCTCCATCTTCTCTGTGACAGCCCAGGACCCTGACAGCATTGAGAATGCCCACATTACCTATGCACTGACTGAGGATATCATCCAAGGGGCACCTCTCTCCACCTACATCTCCATAAACTCAGACACTGGCGTCCTGTATGCTCTGCACTCCTTTGACTTTGAGCAGGTTAGAGACCTGCAGGTACTGGTGACTGCCAGTGACAGTGGGAACCCTCCACTCAGCAGCAACGTGTCTTTGAGCCTATTTGTGTTGGACCAGAATGACAACACACCTGAGATTCTATACCCTGCCCTCCCCACTGATGGTTCTACTGGTGTGGAGCTGGCACCCCGCTCCGCAGAGCCTGGCTACCTGGTCACCAAGGTGGTGGCAGTGGACAGAGACTCAGGACAGAACGCCTGGCTGTCCTACCGCCTGCTCAAGGCCAGTGACCCAGGGCTCTTCGCCGTGGGGCTGCACACGGGCGAGGTGCGCACAGCGCGGGCCCTGCTGGACAGAGATGTGCTCAAGCAGAGCCTGGTGGTGGCGGTCCAGGACCACGGCCAGCCCCCTCTCTCGGCCACGGTCACGCTCACGGTGGCTGTGGCTGACAGCATCCCAGACATCCTGACTGACCTAGGCAGCCTGAAGCCCTCAGTGGATCCTGACGACTCAGGCCTCACACTCTATCTGGTGGTGGCGGTGGCCGCGGTCTCCTGTGTCTTCCTCGCCTTTGTCATTGTGCTACTGGCTCTCAGACTGCGGCACTGGCACACGTCGCGTCTGTTCCAGGCTTCGGGCAGTGGGTTGGCTGGCGTGCCGGCGTCTCAGTTTGTGGGCGTGGACGGGGTGCGGGCTTTCCTGCAGACCTATTCGCACGAGGTCTCGCTCACCGCGGACTCAAGGAGGAGTCACGTGATCTTCCCGCAGCCGAACTACGCGGACACGCTCATCAGTCAAGAAAGCTGTGAGAAAAGCGAGCCTCTCTTGATAACTCAAGATTTACTGGTAATGAAAGGAGACCCCAACGAGCTCCAggtgagtttctttctttcttttaatatttttaagaacagTTATGCCAATGTGGTTATTGTAAATttttaatacacatttatttgaaaataaagcaataaagtagTCATTGGTTCTTTTGTTTAAATGTATTCCTCTCTTCTGGGATTGTGGTGGGGCTGCACTTCCTTGCCTGGTATAGCTGAGTGGGCCTAGTAAAGAAGTATGTGACTCTCTTCCCAGAGGAAGTCCTAGTTGTCATTTTAAGAATTATCAGATCTCTAACTTATTATTTGAAATTGTGACTGTGCCTCCTATCTAAGTCCTTGAATGACTGCAATGAAAGAAGAGCCCTGTGGTTGACTCAACATTGATTTGTATACCTGtgataagtagatgtttttattttaaatcactgtGATGATGAAGTTTGTCACTTCAGCCTACCTAGCCTATCCTGATAAACAAGTATATAGTGTTTTAGGCTCTAATAATATGATGCTTAACTCCTTCCAAGACAGACCAAACTGGATTCATCCTGATAACATAAAAACAATAGGGTAAAAAATATAGAGGTTTGTCAAATTCTTTTACCTGGCATGTAGTCCCTACTTGGTATACTTaaagtgtgtgtatttgtgtgtatccATATGGATTTCAGCCTTTTCTCTGAAGGTGGGAAGCTCAATTGCCAAAACAGTTATGAGCCTTGGAGTGGCATTCCTTGTCCTTTGAGACAGATTATAAAATGTAAGGAGATATGTCTTAGCCTCTTTAAGAGATTTCCAGACCATCCATTTCAACCATGGAAACGGAGTCctaaaactttctttttaaatatttctatatttatttgactgcactgggtcttggtcacagcactcaggatcttcaatcttccttGTAGTatacgggatctagttcccttaccTGGTATCAAACCTGGCctgctgcattgggagcttggagtgttagccactggagcaccagagaagtcccaggagtCCTACAACTTTCTTGGGCTATAAATTGTTGACCCATTTTgaaatttatgaaattattttcaccCATAAAGTTACACCAGAGTCATCCAAAATTAGGCCTAAATAGATTTCATTAGATCTTAAACAAAGGAGTACATCTCTCCTTCAGTGTGTTATGAAGGCATACATTCAAAAGTGGGTGACGAAAGAGCCTGAACAAAATAGCTGAAAACAGAGAAGGGTGTAAGTCTCACTCAAACCTGCAAGTGCATTGTGGAAAAAAGGCACATTACCTTTGGAATATTTTTTAGGAAAAATCTTTATGATACTAATGTACCTTTCCTtgtaatgagaaaaaatattaaatggctaGGGCCACAGGAACTTTAGAGGTTCAAAGagaattttctaagaatttaatataaaatataacctACACATATATTGGGAAAATACATAGAGTACAAAGGCATCTATTTGTATGGATAATAAGAGGTCTCAGACATGCCATTTTCACTAAAAaggatgggagggattgggggcaggggaagaaggggaggacagaggatgagatggctggatggcatcactgactagatggacgtgaatttgagtgaactctgggagttggtgatggacagggaggcctggtgtgctgcgattcatgggttcgcaaagagtcggacactactgagcgactgaactgactgaactgaactgaagacttcaTTACAATAAAAGGGGAGGAGGGTTTATAATAAAAGGAACAGAAAGTATCAAGACATGAACTAGGGCAAACAAGGGAAAGGATGTCTTAGGAAAACAATAATCTGTCTTGACTGGAATGTAAAAGGAGTATGGATTAGAGCTGCAGGGTAACAATAAATTTTTTGGTTGTGCATCTAATTTGGTAGTGCATTTGAAATAAAGGTGCTGTCTGTTTTACTTACCTAAGACTGGTTTAAGGATTATAGGTAAGTTTCAAAATGGGAGTGTCTAAGAACTTTCAATTCCTCTCAAAGATTTACCAGTGATCAAACTCATTACACTTATTAATGTATAAATTGACTGGAACTATTTGCATTAAGGAGTATTTGTGTATAAAATCATATAGTAAAAAAGCActgatttcattaaaataaatatacttacacaatatttagttttataaaagCAAATGTATGCTCAAATACTAGATTGGTCTCTTTAACAAACTGTCACGCTCCTTTGTACTTAATGGGAAGGTTACATATACGTTAAAATACTGAACAATATAGTAAAATAAGTCTAggatttttactttctcttttttccaaaaattaaatgtttttatccACTAACAATAACCTAGTTAGTTACATCCATACTAGTCATGATACCAGTCATGCTAGTGTTTATAAATACAGTAGAATCACTGAAGATATTTTTgccctccaaaataaataaataaaagctgtaTGCTTTATGGAAAATCTTTAatgaagaaagaagaataaaatgatgGCAACATTTAAAAGATGATGGAAATCTAGACAATATCAGATTTGAAGGGAAATTTTGAATAGTTTgttctttctaaaaaataaaaagacaagatatatattaatagattCAAGAGCTTACACTTTGAGGAATAGGTAGTTGGGTAATACGCAGTTTTCTCAGGCAACCTCCTGGGGCCGCTGTTGACCAAAGGGAAGATAAACGTTTTCAGTTCTGCAGGAGTGGCTGGcagtgttttctttcttgctttgtcCTGTACACATCGGAATGCAGACGCACCTTCTGCAAATTGTACCCTCAAATCACAGAAGTCCAGGGTGCTGTGTTGATTATTTAAACATTCCAGAGACATCTTGAAGAGCAGCTTCCCAGGGAGTTCAAGAAATGCTTAGGAGCTTCAGAAAAGATGAAACAATGAAAAGTCAGGTACTGTTTCTCTTCCTGCTGTCATTGTTGCGCGGGGCAATCTCCCAGCAGATCCAGTACTCTATTCCAGAGGAGCTGGACAAGGGCTCAAGGGTGGGGAACCTGGCCAAGGATCTAAGGCTCAGTGTCCAGGAGTTGCCAGCTCGAAAACTGCGGATTAGTGCAGAGGACTTTTTCAGCGTGAGAGCAGAGAATGGGAATTTGCTAGTGAGTGGCAGGATAGATCGAGAGAAGATTTGCGGGAGAAAATCTGAGTGTGCTGTAGAATTTGAAATGGTTGCGGACAATCCAATGACTATTTTCCATGTAAGTGTTGCAATTCAAGATATTAATGACAATGCACCATGTTTCATTGCAAAAAGTATTGACTTGGAAATCTCTGAGTTAGCCTTACCAGGGGTAAAATTCCCTCTGGATTCTGCACAAGATGCAGATGTAGAAAGTAACTCACTGAAGAAATATTTCATCAGCCA comes from the Bubalus kerabau isolate K-KA32 ecotype Philippines breed swamp buffalo chromosome 1, PCC_UOA_SB_1v2, whole genome shotgun sequence genome and includes:
- the LOC129630113 gene encoding protocadherin gamma-A3-like is translated as MTNYQRFRKCGGLALLCVLLGTLCKTGCGQIRYSVSEELDKGSFVGNIAKDLGLEPQELAERGVRIVSRGRTQLFALNPRSGSLVTADRIDREELCAQSPQCLVSFNILVEDKLNIFEVEIEIKDLNDNAPDFLTEELEIKISELTVPGTRFPLKTAFDPDMGTNSLLNYQLSPNDYFSLAVKSVTDGAKYPELVLQRALDREEKKVHQLVLTASDGGDPVHSGNLGIQVTVLDANDNPPVFTQPEYRVSVQENLPVGTWLLTVNATDPDEGFNAQVSYVLDKMPGKIAQIFNLNSVTGDLSILKNIDYEDATFYEIKIEAQDGPGLLSRAKILVTVLDVNDNAPEVTITSLTESVPEESTAGREIALIDVHDRDSGQNGQVTVFVLGNMPFNLEKSINQYYRLVTARSLDREQESQYNITLRATDGGSPPLSTDTHITLHVADINDNPPAFTHASYSAYIAENNPRGASIFSVTAQDPDSIENAHITYALTEDIIQGAPLSTYISINSDTGVLYALHSFDFEQVRDLQVLVTASDSGNPPLSSNVSLSLFVLDQNDNTPEILYPALPTDGSTGVELAPRSAEPGYLVTKVVAVDRDSGQNAWLSYRLLKASDPGLFAVGLHTGEVRTARALLDRDVLKQSLVVAVQDHGQPPLSATVTLTVAVADSIPDILTDLGSLKPSVDPDDSGLTLYLVVAVAAVSCVFLAFVIVLLALRLRHWHTSRLFQASGSGLAGVPASQFVGVDGVRAFLQTYSHEVSLTADSRRSHVIFPQPNYADTLISQESCEKSEPLLITQDLLVMKGDPNELQVSFFLSFNIFKNSYANVVIVNF